One part of the Eucalyptus grandis isolate ANBG69807.140 chromosome 10, ASM1654582v1, whole genome shotgun sequence genome encodes these proteins:
- the LOC120289245 gene encoding probable L-type lectin-domain containing receptor kinase S.7, whose protein sequence is MRHKNIVQLQGWCHEGEQLLLVYQYMANGSLDRFIGKQSLSWETRYEILIGVASALLYLHEECGNPVVHRDIKPNNVMLDVNYNAYLGDFGLARLIQSDASATTMLAGTPGYLAPEVAYSGKAMPESDVYSFGMVVLEVVCGKRSKGITKEDTLVDYVWSLYGEGSILECVDEQMEGQFDEEQVERALIVALACLHPYFACRPRMRKVVQIFLNSDESLMELPKSRPNMAFVPVSFSGLTTVGYSSTYKTNSTFTHSQLSSTPEIKLNHEQGMLGLR, encoded by the coding sequence ATGAGGCACAAGAACATAGTGCAACTCCAAGGTTGGTGCCATGAGGGGGAACAGCTTTTGCTAGTCTACCAATACATGGCCAATGGTAGCCTTGACCGCTTTATTGGCAAGCAGTCCCTCAGTTGGGAGACCCGTTATGAGATCCTAATTGGCGTGGCCTCGGCACTACTCTACCTCCATGAAGAGTGTGGGAACCCTGTGGTCCACCGAGACATCAAGCCCAACAATGTCATGCTAGATGTCAACTACAATGCCTACTTGGGTGACTTTGGGCTTGCGAGGCTCATCCAGAGCGATGCCTCAGCGACAACCATGCTCGCGGGCACCCCCGGGTACCTAGCCCCAGAGGTGGCATACTCAGGGAAGGCCATGCCAGAGTCGGATGTGTACAGCTTTGGGATGGTGGTCCTAGAGGTGGTGTGCGGGAAGAGGTCAAAGGGGATCACAAAAGAGGACACCTTGGTGGATTATGTGTGGAGTCTCTATGGTGAAGGCTCGATCTTGGAGTGTGTGGATGAGCAAATGGAAGGCCAATTTGATGAGGAGCAAGTGGAGAGGGCACTAATAGTGGCCCTTGCTTGCTTGCACCCCTACTTTGCGTGCAGGCCGAGGATGCGAAAGGTGGTCCAGATTTTCCTGAACTCGGACGAGTCGCTGATGGAGTTGCCTAAGTCCCGCCCCAACATGGCCTTTGTGCCAGTCTCATTCTCAGGCTTGACCACCGTCGGCTACTCCTCCACCTACAAGACCAATTCCACCTTCACTCACTCACAGCTCAGTTCAACCCCAGAGATAAAACTCAATCATGAACAAGGGATGCTTGGATTGCGTTAA
- the LOC104437041 gene encoding probable L-type lectin-domain containing receptor kinase II.1, translating to MGILDRSTQGGVVHQLAVELDPFMNEFDIDGNHVGIDTTNTMDPVDAKSLNNIGVNLKSGKDIKVRIDYDGYNHELQISVAYSGNSLISVLNHSIKMSEIVPSHVYVGFSGGTGVLPGSSHKVFNWAFSSFPLSSAEDRLRRDNRIQTILILVVPSVMTVLFIMICVYLVNRAPGKRDKKDTDIESQSREAANVPRMFTCKELAKATRNFSKENLLGTGGFGSVYKGVISDPPVEIAVKKIFATSKQGLFLYLCHVL from the exons ATGGGGATTCTTGATCGGTCCACTCAAG GCGGCGTTGTCCATCAACTGGCCGTGGAGCTGGACCCTTTCATGAACGAGTTTGATATTGATGGGAACCACGTAGGCATAGACACAACGAACACTATGGACCCAGTCGATGCGAAGAGCCTAAACAACATAGGAGTGAACCTAAAAAGTGGAAAGGACATCAAAGTCAGAATTGACTATGATGGCTATAATCATGAACTCCAAATCTCAGTGGCATATTCTGGGAATTCGCTAATAAGCGTtctcaatcattcaatcaaaatgTCAGAAATTGTCCCTAGTCACGTGTACGTGGGCTTTTCAGGAGGCACTGGTGTTCTTCCTGGAAGCAGCCACAAGGTCTTTAACTGGGCATTTAGCTCTTTTCCTTTATCTTCGGCGGAGGATCGGCTTAGGAGAGACAACAGGATCCAAACCATACTGATTTTGGTCGTGCCAAGTGTGATGACAGTATTGTTCATCATGATATGTGTCTACCTTGTTAATAGAGCACCGGGGAAGAGAGACAAGAAGGACACTGACATAGAGAGCCAATCGAGGGAGGCCGCGAACGTTCCAAGGATGTTCACCTGCAAGGAGCTAGCAAAGGCCACTCGCAACTTCAGCAAGGAGAACCTGCTTGGCACCGGTGGTTTTGGAAGCGTTTACAAAGGGGTCATCTCAGATCCTCCGGTCGAAATAGCTGTGAAAAAGATCTTTGCAACCTCAAAACAAGGTTTATTTCTTTACTTGTGTCATGTCCTTTAG